Proteins co-encoded in one Astatotilapia calliptera chromosome 18, fAstCal1.2, whole genome shotgun sequence genomic window:
- the LOC113010175 gene encoding MICOS complex subunit MIC26-like, with translation MLKVTGSAMPGALRFSPFTVFAAAGDGEKEPAVAPLNVDELSLYTAPPEKFQYVEPKAGQLEERVATLRKLSEPYTAWCQVTYEKIKPKVQGVFQFGNDAYAYVKNPPKDFYPRAGIIGFTGVLGLVLARGSRIKKLIYPTTLMTLSASLYYPEQAASIAKSTGDSVYDLAVQSYAAAEKILNPQSKAEKVNKPEKSSDSEPNSDDPGVTAITEQ, from the coding sequence ATGTTGAAGGTGACAGGTAGTGCCATGCCGGGAGCCCtgcgattttcaccgttcaccGTGTTTGCTGCTGCCGGTGACGGCGAGAAGGAACCAGCGGTGGCTCCGTTAAACGTGGACGAACTGTCTCTGTACACCGCTCCCCCGGAGAAGTTTCAGTACGTGGAGCCTAAAGCCGGGCAGCTGGAGGAGCGAGTCGCCACCCTCAGGAAGTTATCGGAGCCGTACACTGCTTGGTGTCAGGTCACCTATGAGAAAATTAAACCCAAAGTTCAGGGGGTCTTCCAGTTTGGGAACGACGCATACGCCTATGTGAAGAACCCCCCGAAGGACTTCTACCCCCGGGCGGGAATCATCGGCTTTACCGGAGTCCTCGGGCTGGTTCTTGCCAGAGGTTCCAGGATTAAGAAACTCATCTACCCGACCACTCTCATGACCCTGAGCGCCTCTCTCTACTACCCGGAGCAAGCAGCGTCCATCGCAAAGTCAACCGGAGACTCCGTGTACGACTTGGCCGTGCAGAGCTACGCAGCGGCGGAGAAGATCCTAAACCCCCAGAGCAAAGCTGAGAAGGTCAATAAACCCGAAAAGAGCAGCGACTCCGAACCAAACAGTGACGACCCCGGCGTGACTGCAATAACCGAGCAGTAG
- the kcnj9 gene encoding G protein-activated inward rectifier potassium channel 3, producing MALENSIFPSRPDSLSLPVEEKVESEEVEVATEVTASTGVFNVSEELGHVVTTETTSSLPNSAPVKRSFQSKLAEREANANQHRKKTQGTEKERGRFGWARTRRKRQRYVEKNGRCNVQHGNMRETYRYLTDIFTTLVDLNWRCSLFVFVMAYAVTWLFFGAIWYLIAYCRGDLDHLEDETWTPCVNNVNGFISAFLFSIETETTIGYGHRVITDQCPVGTMLLLLQAILGSMVNAFMVGCMFVKISQPNKRAETLVFSKHAVISPRDDKLCLMFRVGDLRSSHIVGANIRAKLIKSKQTQEGEFIPLDQTDISVGFETGDDRLFLVSPLVISHEIDARSPFWDMSQAQLEKEDFEIVVILEGMVEATGMTCQARSSYLAEELLWGHRFSPMMSLAEGFFDVDYGAFHHTFEVDTPSCSARELSLAAARLDAHLYWSISSRLDEEPTLANQAAKQPDSGSANSKGGEPTFIVGEMTDIQEQSGLGELNGSVATDQSESEA from the exons ATGGCTCTGGAGAACTCCATCTTCCCCTCCCGTCCGGACTCGCTCTCGCTCCCTGTGGAGGAGAAGGTGGAGAGCGAAGAAGTGGAGGTGGCCACGGAGGTCACAGCCTCCACGGGAGTCTTCAACGTATCGGAGGAGCTGGGCCACGTCGTCACCACAGAGACGACTTCTTCCCTTCCGAACTCGGCTCCGGTCAAGAGATCGTTTCAGTCCAAGCTGGCCGAGCGGGAAGCCAATGCTAATCAGCACAGGAAGAAGACACAGGGGACGGAGAAGGAGAGGGGACGGTTCGGGTGGG CCCGCACTCGCCGTAAGAGACAGCGCTACGTGGAGAAGAACGGTCGATGCAATGTGCAGCATGGTAACATGCGGGAGACTTACCGATACCTGACGGACATCTTCACCACTCTGGTGGACCTCAACTGGCGTTGCTCGCTCTTCGTCTTTGTCATGGCCTACGCTGTAACATGGCTCTTCTTCGGAGCCATCTGGTACCTCATCGCCTACTGCAG GGGTGATCTCGACCATCTGGAGGATGAGACGTGGACGCCGTGCGTGAACAATGTCAATGGCTTCATCTCGGCTTTCCTCTTCTCCATTGAGACCGAGACCACGATTGGCTATGGTCACCGTGTCATCACCGACCAGTGTCCAGTGGGcacaatgctgctgctgctgcaggctaTACTGGGATCAATGGTTAACGCCTTCATG GTGGGCTGCATGTTTGTAAAGATCTCGCAGCCTAACAAACGAGCTGAGACGCTGGTGTTCTCCAAACACGCTGTTATCTCGCCGAGAGACGACAAGCTCTGCCTGATGTTCAGGGTGGGAGACCTTCGAAGTTCCCACATTGTGGGGGCCAACATCAGGGCCAAACTCATCAAGTCTAAGCAGACTCAGGAGG GTGAGTTCATCCCTCTGGATCAGACAGACATCAGTGTGGGCTTTGAGACGGGCGATGATCGTCTCTTCCTGGTCTCACCATTGGTGATTTCCCATGAGATTGACGCACGTTCACCCTTCTGGGACATGTCGCAGGCCCAGCTAGAGAAAGAAGACTTTGAGATTGTGGTCATTCTAGAAGGAATGGTGGAGGCCACTG GGATGACATGCCAGGCAAGGAGCTCGTATCTTGCAGAGGAGTTGTTGTGGGGTCACAGGTTCAGCCCAATGATGTCGCTGGCAGAGGGCTTCTTTGACGTCGACTATGGAGCCTTTCACCACACATTTGAG GTGGACACGCCATCCTGCTCAGCACGAGAGCTGTCATTAGCTGCAGCCAGACTTGATGCTCATCTCTACTGGTCCATCTCCAGCAGGCTGGATGAAGAGCCCACTCTGGCCAACCAAGCGGCCAAGCAGCCAGACAGCGGCTCGGCCAACAGCAAAGGAGGGGAGCCGACCTTCATTGTCGGGGAGATGACTGACATCCAGGAGCAATCAGGACTGGGCGAGCTGAATGGCAGCGTTGCCACCGACCAATCAGAATCCGAGGCCTAG
- the dnaaf6 gene encoding dynein axonemal assembly factor 6 — protein sequence MDCLGVSSAKSLRALSALLSSQQDEEEEDECKDVKAYARLGPGHIGPLPKNEKQVSTANTKKNSKDIWCEEEVAEGSQYDDLTDPRPQPEYEIILKQSVGTEDLFLGLSRKDPSSMCCEAMLVKIKLPDTKAKEVVLDVKEKFLDLRTPKYKLGLHLPDPVHKNESKAQFFSEREELEVTLLMKRPMDFINMQ from the exons atggatTGTCTTGGGGTATCTTCCGCAAAGAGCCTCCGGGCTCTGTCTGCCTTGTTGTCCAGTCAGcaggatgaagaagaggaagatgagtgTAAA GATGTGAAAGCATATGCACGTTTGGGTCCCGGACATATTGGCCCCCTACCCAAAAACGAAAAACAAg TGTCAACCGCAAACACGAAGAAGAACAGCAAAGATATCTGGTGTGAAGAAGAAGTGGCCGAAGGCTCACAGTATGATGATCTGACTGACCCAAGGCCACAACCTGA GTATGAAATAATCCTGAAGCAGAGTGTAGGAACAGAGGATCTCTTCTTGGGATTAAGCAGAAAGGATCCATCCTCCATGTGTTGTGAAGCCATGCTG GTAAAAATCAAACTACCAGACACTAAAGCAAAAGAGGTGGTACTGGATGTGAAAGAAAAGTTCCTTGATCTACGGACGCCGAAATA CAAACTGGGGCTCCATCTCCCCGATCCGGTCCACAAAAATGAGAGCAAGGCCCAGTTCTTCAGTGAGAGGGAGGAACTGGAGGTGACTCTACTAATGAAGCGTCCTATGGACTTCATCAATATGCAATGA
- the eif3f gene encoding eukaryotic translation initiation factor 3 subunit F, whose protein sequence is MSVFGPVVKIHPVVLASICDSYERRNEGASRVIGTLLGTIDKHSIEVTNCFSVPHNESEDEVAVDMEFAKNMYELHKRVSPTEVIIGWYATGFDITEHSVLIHEYYSREASNPIHLTVDTALQSGKMNIRAYVSAQMGVPGKTVGVMFTPLSVKYVYYDTERIGVDLLQRTRVTPSRTKGLTSDLSQVGGAAARVQDMLTTVLAYIEDVLSGKVTADNSVGRFLMDLVNKVPTISPEDFENMLNSNINDLLMVTYLSNLTQAQIALNEKLVLL, encoded by the exons ATGTCGGTGTTCGGGCCAGTTGTGAAAATTCATCCCGTCGTTCTCGCTTCTATCTGCGACTCTTACGAGCGAAGAAATGAGGGAGCGAGTCGTGTGATTGGAACCCTTTTGG GTACTATTGACAAGCACTCTATCGAGGTGACCAACTGCTTCTCTGTCCCTCACAATGAATCTGAAGATGAG GTTGCTGTGGACATGGAGTTTGCCAAGAACATGTATGAGCTTCACAAGAGGGTTTCACCTACAGAGGTCATCATCGGATG GTATGCCACAGGCTTTGATATCACAGAACATTCAGTGCTCATCCACGAGTACTACAGCCGTGAGGCCTCTAATCCCATTCACCTGACCGTGGACACGGCACTGCAGAGTGGCAAAATGAACATCCGCGCCTACGTCAG TGCGCAGATGGGTGTGCCAGGAAAGACAGTTGGTGTGATGTTCACCCCACTGTCTGTCAAGTATGTGTACTATGACACTGAGAGGATAGGCG TGGACCTGCTACAGCGAACACGTGTGACCCCCAGTCGTACCAAGgggctgacctctgacctatcTCAGGTTGGTGGTGCTGCAGCCAGGGTACAGGACATGTTGACCACAGTGCTGGCATACATTGAGGATGTGCTG TCTGGCAAGGTGACAGCAGACAACAGCGTGGGCCGTTTCCTGATGGATCTGGTAAACAAAGTGCCCACTATCTCACCTGAGGACTTTGAGAACATGCTCAATTCCAACATCAAT GACCTGTTGATGGTGACCTACCTGTCCAACCTCACCCAAGCACAGATTGCTCTCAATGAGAAGCTGGTGCTGCTCTGA